From Bacteroidota bacterium, the proteins below share one genomic window:
- a CDS encoding fibronectin type III domain-containing protein: MKHTIRRKFAAAFTLLLAFAATNAWGQCLVPSGLSTTNITNTSAKLNWATTTADSFLVRYNVSGSTAYLYKTVKPGTSTNTTITGLYPNLTYQWQVRTWCNNGSSGAYQTTPASFTTLNQSVACVPPNLNVTSNITANGATLTWSNLITADSFMVRYNVRNTTNYVWVKTPGSVRTLTLTGLLPNTSYDWAVRCICASAPSQAYSSTNTFTTLSSSCGTADVAYFSSTLITHNSATVGWRSVSGALSYNVRYAVRYSGNWTTVTTTTNSRALSGLQPTTWYEFQVQTVCSSGAGNWSSSGIFQTTTATLSISRGPYLQQANTSSIFIRWRTNIASDTRVRYGTSSSSLNLSVSNSTQLTEHVIQLTGLAPNTKYFYSVGTSTTTLQGDTGNYFYTHPAVGSTGAVRIWATGDFGVNTSNQRAVRDSYRNYTGSTHTNVWLWLGDNAYNDGTDSEYQTNVFNQYPYQFKKWVVWPSSGNHDLHTANSALQTGPYYDNFTMPKAGEVGGVASGTEAYYSFNYANIHFVCLESYSSAYRSSTGAMATWLTNDLSANTQRWTIVYFHHPPYSKGSHNSDTETELIEMRQNIMPILEAKKVDLVLSGHSHSYERSMLIRGHFGLESTFNTSTMAVNSGSGIAPSVYTKTSPNYYGTVYAVVGVSGQKGSTTSGYPHNAMYTSSVTYYGSAVIDVVGNQLNFKFLTSAGSIWDQFTIQKTGSVTPVASDPSQFVNDYPASTIYDIALYPNPILDDATVEFRLSKDARVRLDILDLNGRIVYSTGSEEELPAGHHRLPLNLADADLPKGIYLLRLSGEGMEDSRRFVLQ, translated from the coding sequence ATGAAACACACAATCAGACGAAAATTTGCAGCAGCATTTACGCTGTTGCTCGCATTTGCAGCGACGAATGCATGGGGTCAATGCCTGGTTCCATCCGGACTCAGCACGACCAATATCACTAACACCAGCGCAAAGCTGAATTGGGCGACAACAACGGCGGATAGTTTTCTTGTCCGCTACAACGTGTCCGGTTCAACCGCATACTTATATAAGACGGTCAAGCCGGGCACCAGTACGAACACGACCATCACCGGCTTGTATCCGAACCTGACGTATCAGTGGCAGGTTCGTACCTGGTGTAACAACGGTTCATCAGGTGCTTACCAAACTACTCCGGCATCCTTCACGACACTGAATCAGTCGGTAGCCTGTGTTCCGCCGAACCTGAATGTCACGTCCAACATCACCGCCAATGGCGCGACCCTGACTTGGAGCAATCTGATCACAGCTGACAGCTTCATGGTTCGCTACAATGTTCGCAACACAACGAATTATGTATGGGTCAAGACACCGGGCAGCGTGCGGACCCTGACACTTACGGGATTACTTCCGAATACATCCTACGACTGGGCTGTCCGTTGCATCTGTGCAAGCGCGCCGTCGCAGGCATATAGTTCCACCAATACCTTCACCACGCTTTCTTCCAGCTGCGGAACGGCTGATGTCGCCTACTTCTCCTCAACACTCATCACGCACAATAGCGCAACGGTTGGTTGGCGATCGGTATCCGGCGCGTTGAGTTATAATGTACGGTATGCGGTTCGCTACTCCGGAAACTGGACGACCGTCACGACTACGACGAATTCACGCGCACTGAGCGGATTGCAGCCCACCACCTGGTATGAATTCCAGGTACAAACTGTTTGTTCCTCCGGGGCGGGAAACTGGTCTTCCTCCGGAATCTTCCAAACCACGACCGCAACACTTTCCATTTCGCGCGGACCGTATCTGCAGCAGGCGAATACCAGCAGCATTTTCATTCGCTGGCGGACCAATATCGCGAGCGATACACGGGTGCGTTATGGAACCAGCTCCTCCAGCCTCAACCTTTCGGTATCCAATTCGACGCAGTTGACGGAGCACGTCATTCAACTGACGGGCCTGGCGCCAAATACCAAGTACTTCTATTCTGTCGGCACCTCCACGACAACCCTTCAGGGCGATACCGGCAACTATTTCTATACCCATCCGGCCGTTGGATCTACCGGAGCTGTGCGGATTTGGGCGACCGGCGATTTCGGCGTCAACACCTCTAACCAACGTGCAGTCCGCGATTCCTACCGGAACTATACGGGTTCTACGCATACCAATGTATGGTTGTGGTTGGGAGACAACGCCTATAACGACGGTACGGATTCGGAATATCAGACGAATGTGTTCAACCAATATCCCTATCAGTTCAAGAAGTGGGTCGTATGGCCTTCGTCCGGTAACCACGATCTGCATACGGCGAATTCCGCATTGCAAACCGGCCCCTATTACGACAACTTCACCATGCCCAAAGCAGGCGAAGTGGGAGGCGTGGCCAGTGGTACGGAAGCGTATTATTCCTTCAATTACGCGAACATTCACTTCGTTTGTCTGGAGTCCTACAGTTCAGCCTATCGTTCTTCGACTGGTGCTATGGCAACTTGGCTGACCAATGATCTGAGCGCGAACACACAACGTTGGACCATCGTCTATTTCCACCATCCTCCATATTCCAAAGGGTCACACAATTCCGATACTGAAACGGAGTTGATCGAGATGCGTCAGAACATCATGCCGATCCTGGAAGCGAAAAAAGTCGATCTCGTTCTCAGCGGACACAGCCACTCCTATGAACGCTCCATGCTGATCCGCGGTCACTTTGGACTCGAGTCTACATTCAACACCAGCACCATGGCCGTCAACAGTGGCAGTGGCATAGCACCGAGTGTTTATACGAAGACTTCGCCAAATTATTACGGTACGGTGTACGCGGTGGTGGGTGTCTCAGGTCAAAAGGGTTCCACGACCTCCGGCTATCCGCACAATGCGATGTATACCTCTTCTGTTACTTATTATGGATCGGCTGTCATCGATGTGGTGGGCAACCAGCTCAACTTCAAATTTCTGACATCGGCCGGTTCGATCTGGGATCAGTTCACGATCCAGAAAACCGGAAGCGTTACCCCCGTTGCTTCGGATCCTTCCCAATTCGTCAACGACTATCCTGCCAGTACCATTTATGACATCGCGCTTTATCCGAATCCTATTCTGGATGATGCTACGGTGGAATTCCGCCTTTCCAAGGACGCCCGTGTTCGCCTGGATATTTTGGATCTGAATGGCCGAATCGTCTATTCAACAGGTAGCGAAGAAGAATTGCCGGCCGGGCATCATCGCCTGCCGCTCAATCTTGCCGACGCAGATCTTCCGAAAGGAATCTACCTCCTGCGCCTCAGCGGGGAAGGGATGGAAGATTCCCGGAGATTCGTTCTTCAGTAA